The Streptomyces sp. NBC_00286 nucleotide sequence TACGGCCTCGACCAGGAGAGCCTGCGCGCGCTCAACCCGCGGCTGGTCTACCTCTCCGTCACCGGCTTCGGGCAGACCGGCCCGTACGCCTCTCGCCCCGGCTACGACGGCATCTTCCAGGCCATGTCCGGAATGATGAGCGTCTCAGGGCATCCGGAGGAGCCGATGAAGGTCGGCATCAGCATGATCGACATCCTCACCGGGCTCTACGCCTCCACCGCGATCCTCGCGGCCCTGCGGCACCGGGACGTCACCGGCGAGGGCCAGTTCATCGACCTGTCCCTGCTGGACTGCGGGCTCGCCACGCTCTCGCACTTCGCGATGAACTACCTGGTCTCCGGCGAGGTCCCGCGGCGCCGGGCCAACGGCGGCTACGGCGGGATCCCGTCCCAGGCGTTCCAGTGCGAGGACAAGCCCATCTTCGTCGTCGCCGGCAACGACAAGCAGTTCGCGGCCTTCTGCGCGGCGGTCGACCACGGCGAACTGCTCCAGGATCCGCGGTTCGCCACGACCGCCGCACGGATCACCCACCGGGACGAGATCGTGCCCGTACTGGAGGAGATCCTGCGGACCAGGACCCGGGACGAGTGGCTGGCCGCGTTCGACGCGCACGATGTCCCGGCCGGGCCGATCAACGAACTGCCCGAGGTCTTCGCCGATCCGCAGGTCCAGCACCGGGAGATGCTGGTGGAGGTCGAGGACCCGGTGTCGGGGCGGCTGCCGCTGCTTGCCAACCCGCTGCGCCTCTCGGCGACTCCCGTCGGGGACTATGCGCCGCCGCCGTCGCTGGGCGAGCACACCGCCGAAGTACTCGGCGGGCTGGCCGGAGTGACGGAGGACCAGCTTGTCGAGCTGCGGGCGCGGGGCGTCGTATGACGACCTGAATCGGCTGTGCGCACGGCCTGAATGGCCGTGCGGACTACCTACGGGTGCGGTGCGGGCGGCCGCGCGAAGGGCCTGAGTGACCCTACGTGGGGCGGCCGTCCGTCAGCCGATCAGCGTCCGGCCGCCCTCCAGCATCAGCGTCGCGCCGGTCAGATACGCCATGTCCTCGCTGACCAGCGCCGCCACCGCGCGGCCGATGTCCGCCTCGGGGTCACCGAGGCGGCCCAGCGGGATCCCGGCGTACAGCGGTCCGGCCTTCTCCGGGTGGGCGGCGAGGTAGTCCTCGGCGGCCGGGCTCAGGGCGGCCGGGCAGACAACGTTGACCCGGATTCCGTACGCGCCCCACTCCCGCGCGGCCACCCGACTCAGCCCGCGGATCGCCTCCTTGGCCATCGCGTACGCGCCGAACGTCGGATCGCCCTGCACCGCGGCGGACGAGCCGAGGTTCACGACGCTGCCCCGGCTCTCCTTGAGGTGGGGCAGGGCGGCCAGCATCGCGTGGAAGGTCGCCAACGGACCACTGCGGTAGGTGAGTTCGACATCGTCGTACGACGTCTTCTCCAGCTTGCGCTGCACCGACGACTGCGCGTTGTTGACGAGGACGTCCAGCGCGCCGAACTCCCGTACCGTCTCGGCCACCATGCGGTCGACGTCGTCGCGCTCGCCGACGTCACCGGCCACGGTGTACGCCCGCCCGCCGCGCTCGGCGATTTCGGCGGCCGTGTCCTTCAGCTTGCTCGCGGTACGGCCCGAGATCACCACCGCCGCCCCCTCGGTGGCCAGGGCGAGCGCGATCCCGCGTCCCACGCCCTGTCCGCCTCCGGTGACCAGGGCCACCTTCCCGGCCAGCCGCGTACGTCGCTCCGTCATGTCGTTTCCTTCCAGAAGAGTGCCCATGCGGGAAAGGCGTCCGGCAAGGCCGGTTCTCCGGCTCCCGGCCAGCCCTTGAAGTCCACCGCTTGGGGCCGCTCGGTGACATCGGCCGCGTACCAGTGCTGTTCACGGCGGCGGGAGAAGTACCACTCGCCGTCCACCCGCGCGTACTCGTCCCAGTAACAGATCGCCATCACGATCCACCGCTCCCCCACCTCGTGCTCGGCCCGGCAGTAGACCGCGCCGGTCGCCGTGTCACGGCCGGTGAACTCGATGCGGTGGCCGCAGATCTGGTGAACGGAGCGGCGGAAACCGCGCAGTTGGGGCTCGATGTGGGCGCGCAGGACCTGCCGGCCGCGGCCGTGGCGGCCCATGTCGACGTCGGGGCGGAAGCAGCCGGTCCAGGCGTCGAGGTCGCGGGCGTCCACGGCGAGGGCGTAGCGGATGGGGAGTTGCTGGATGGCGAGCTGCGATTCGACGCGGTCGATGCGGTCCTCGAGAGCCTGGATGTCGGCTGGGCTCATGGCCGTGGGTCCTTGGGCAGGCCGAGGAGATGTTCGCCGATGATGTTGCGCTGGATCTCGCTCGAGCCGCCGTAGATCGTTTCCGCGAGGGAGAGCAGGAACGAGCGCTGCCGGGTGTCGAGTTCGTAGTCCTCGCCGATGATCTGTCCGGCCGGTCCCGCCAACTCCATGGCGAGATGGCCCAGTTGCTGGTGCCGCATCGAGGCGTACAGCTTCGCCGTGGTGGACTGCGCTCCGGGTGTGCGGCCCGCGACCAGTTCGGCGACGGTCCGCATATTGGTGGTGCGCATGATGCGTACGGAGATCCAGGCATCCACGATCCGGCGGCGCAGCATCGGGTCGTGCAGCGCACCGCGTTCGCGGGCCAGCTCGATCAGGGCGTCGGCCTCCCGCTCGAAGGTGAGCTGCTGGGGCAGGAGCGTGGTGCCGCGTTCGATACCGAGGGTGCCCATCGCGGTGCGCCAGCCCTGGCCGACCTCGCCCACCACCATGTCCGCGCCGGTGCGGGCGTCGGAGAGGAAGATCTCGGCGAACTCGTCCTGGCCCGCCAGGTTGCGGATCGGCCGGATGTCCACGCCCGGTTGGTCGGCGGGGACGAGCAGCATGCTCAGCCCCTTGTGCCGCTGGGAGTCCGGGTCGGTGCGGACGAGTACGTAGAGCCAGTCGGCGTGGATCCCGAAGGACGTCCACACCTTCTGCCCGTTGACCACCCAGTCTCCCCCACTCTCGGCTCCGCTCGAGCGGGAGGTGCCCCCATCGTCCCGCTCGGCGCGGGTGCGTACGGACGCCAGATCGGAACCGGCGCCCGGTTCGCTGAAGCCCTGCCCCCACAGCTCCTCGACGGCGAGGAT carries:
- a CDS encoding CaiB/BaiF CoA transferase family protein; protein product: MPSTALAGIRVLDLSRILAAPLATQTLADLGAEVIKIERPGVGDDSRTYGPPFLTDRDGEPTDTAAFFLACNRNKKSVTVNHATAEGQELIRSLAACSDVVVENFRAGTLAKYGLDQESLRALNPRLVYLSVTGFGQTGPYASRPGYDGIFQAMSGMMSVSGHPEEPMKVGISMIDILTGLYASTAILAALRHRDVTGEGQFIDLSLLDCGLATLSHFAMNYLVSGEVPRRRANGGYGGIPSQAFQCEDKPIFVVAGNDKQFAAFCAAVDHGELLQDPRFATTAARITHRDEIVPVLEEILRTRTRDEWLAAFDAHDVPAGPINELPEVFADPQVQHREMLVEVEDPVSGRLPLLANPLRLSATPVGDYAPPPSLGEHTAEVLGGLAGVTEDQLVELRARGVV
- a CDS encoding SDR family NAD(P)-dependent oxidoreductase, translated to MTERRTRLAGKVALVTGGGQGVGRGIALALATEGAAVVISGRTASKLKDTAAEIAERGGRAYTVAGDVGERDDVDRMVAETVREFGALDVLVNNAQSSVQRKLEKTSYDDVELTYRSGPLATFHAMLAALPHLKESRGSVVNLGSSAAVQGDPTFGAYAMAKEAIRGLSRVAAREWGAYGIRVNVVCPAALSPAAEDYLAAHPEKAGPLYAGIPLGRLGDPEADIGRAVAALVSEDMAYLTGATLMLEGGRTLIG
- a CDS encoding nuclear transport factor 2 family protein, encoding MSPADIQALEDRIDRVESQLAIQQLPIRYALAVDARDLDAWTGCFRPDVDMGRHGRGRQVLRAHIEPQLRGFRRSVHQICGHRIEFTGRDTATGAVYCRAEHEVGERWIVMAICYWDEYARVDGEWYFSRRREQHWYAADVTERPQAVDFKGWPGAGEPALPDAFPAWALFWKETT
- a CDS encoding acyl-CoA dehydrogenase family protein — protein: MELDFGPAVRDFRDELRNWLAEHLVGEFAAHRGVGGPTDGAAWDVRLAWDRELSAGNWLGISWPREYGGRGLGLLEEIVFEYEYARANAPYRATGNALDLLGPMLLAMGSEEQKKRFLPPILAVEELWGQGFSEPGAGSDLASVRTRAERDDGGTSRSSGAESGGDWVVNGQKVWTSFGIHADWLYVLVRTDPDSQRHKGLSMLLVPADQPGVDIRPIRNLAGQDEFAEIFLSDARTGADMVVGEVGQGWRTAMGTLGIERGTTLLPQQLTFEREADALIELARERGALHDPMLRRRIVDAWISVRIMRTTNMRTVAELVAGRTPGAQSTTAKLYASMRHQQLGHLAMELAGPAGQIIGEDYELDTRQRSFLLSLAETIYGGSSEIQRNIIGEHLLGLPKDPRP